The Methanosarcina barkeri str. Wiesmoor DNA segment AGGCTCAATGTGGGATCCAGGTCAGAAAGAATACCTGGGATGACAGGGTAAAAGCTGGTTCTTCCAGTAAAAGATACCAATTTTCAAGAGACTATGCTGTAAATATCGACCTTATTGCTCCTGCAAACTGTCAGAGCAATACAGAGACAAGAAATGTGAAGAGATTAACTCTTTGAGCCATACTAAACTTGGAGGTTGTTTTCTACTCCAATAGTTATTGATATTGGAATTGGAAAGAAAATTTAAGTTTTTGCTACTGCTTTTTACAGCATTTTTGCAAACACATGCTGTCGGAAGAAAATTCAAATCACACTAAGAAATTTATTTCTTTTATAATTAGCTTTAATGAGCTTTATATATATGAGATTAGAAATATATTCAACGAATTGGGGATGAACACACAAATATTTTCAAAGATAATTCAATTTACTATATATATTTACTTATATTCCAACAGTTTCATCTTTTCTATAATATTAAGAAAATTATATATATAATTACCTAGGTATAAGGATACCGAATGCCTAGTTAGGATGGGAAATCAAAATGGTGCAGATAAAGAAGTGTATTACCAAAGAAGATGTGTTAGAAGCTGTAAAAGAGAGAGACGTGAAGTTTATCCGGACCCAGTTTACGGATACACTCGGCATCATCAAAAGCTGGGCAATCCCTGTTGAACAGTTAGAAGAAGCCTTCGAAAACGGGGTAATGTTTGATGGGTCTTCGATCCAGGGCTTTACAAAGATTGAAGAATCCGACATGAAACTTGTGCTTGACCCTTCTACTTTCAGAATCCTTCCCTGGAGACCTACAACTGGCGCAGTAGCCAGGATTCTTGGCGATGTGTATCTTCCTAACGGTCGACCGTTTGAGGGAGACCCCAGATATGTTCTTAAGAGCGCAATCGAAGAAGCCAAAAAAATGGGGTACTCAATGAATGTAGGTCCTGAACTGGAATTCTTCCTCTTCAAACTTGACGCAAACGGAAATCCGACCACAGAACTTACTGATCATGGGGGATACTTCGATTTCTCTCCCCTTGACCGTGCACAGGATGTACGTAGAGATATTGACTATACCCTCGAACGTATGGGCTTCCAGATCGAAGCTTCTCATCACGAAGTTGCACCTTCTCAGCATGAGATTGACTTTAGATTCGGTGACGTGCTGAGTACCGCGGACAATGTTATAACTTTCAAATATGTTGTAAAATCAATTGCATATCACAAAGGATATTATGCTACCTTTATGCCAAAACCTCTCTTTGGTGTAAATGGCTCAGGGATGCATACCAATCAATCTCTTTTCAAGGGAGATAATAATGTATTCTACGATCCAGAGAGTGCAGACCAGCTTTCTCAAGAAGCAATGTACTATATTGGTGGTCTGTTAAATCATATTATAGAATTTGCAGCCGTTACAAATCCGGTTGTTAACTCCTATAAGAGAATTGTACCTGGGTATGAAGCACCGGTTTACCTTACCTGGTCTGCAAAGAACAGAAGTTCCCTTATCCGCATTCCTGAAACCCGTGGCAATGGGACAAGAGTTGAACTAAGATGCCCAGATCCATCGTGTAATCCGTACCTTGCCTTTGCCCTGATGCTCAGATCTGGACTTGACGGTATAAAGAACAAGATCGATCCAGGAGAGCCGACTAACACGAATATTTTCCACCTTACGGAAAAAGAAAGAGAGGGAAAAGGTATTCGCTCCCTACCTGCAGACCTTAAAGGTGCAATTGATGAAATGAAAGGCAGCAAATTCGTAAAAGAAGTACTAGGAGAACACGTTTTCAATCATTACCTCTGTGCTAAAGAGATGGAATGGGATGAATACAAAGCAATTGTTCATCCCTGGGAACTTGAAAAATATTTGCATATGCTGTAAGCACCCCGGAAATCCTAAAACCCATGTAGATAAAAAT contains these protein-coding regions:
- the glnA gene encoding type I glutamate--ammonia ligase; the protein is MVQIKKCITKEDVLEAVKERDVKFIRTQFTDTLGIIKSWAIPVEQLEEAFENGVMFDGSSIQGFTKIEESDMKLVLDPSTFRILPWRPTTGAVARILGDVYLPNGRPFEGDPRYVLKSAIEEAKKMGYSMNVGPELEFFLFKLDANGNPTTELTDHGGYFDFSPLDRAQDVRRDIDYTLERMGFQIEASHHEVAPSQHEIDFRFGDVLSTADNVITFKYVVKSIAYHKGYYATFMPKPLFGVNGSGMHTNQSLFKGDNNVFYDPESADQLSQEAMYYIGGLLNHIIEFAAVTNPVVNSYKRIVPGYEAPVYLTWSAKNRSSLIRIPETRGNGTRVELRCPDPSCNPYLAFALMLRSGLDGIKNKIDPGEPTNTNIFHLTEKEREGKGIRSLPADLKGAIDEMKGSKFVKEVLGEHVFNHYLCAKEMEWDEYKAIVHPWELEKYLHML